CAAATATTAGTAGCCGTTGATTACCGTGAAAAAACTACAGACGTTTATTTAATTGTTTCAGATATAGAAGGGGTTAAAAAGGTAGAAATTGAAAGTATAAGTTAAAGTCGCTGTAATATTTATTGCCTTTTCTAAAATTTACTCTTGCAAGAATTTTATAATGGGGATATAATTTTTCATGTACTAAATATATTGGGGGATTAGCTCAGCTGGGAGAGCGCTTGCATGGCATGCAAGAGGTCAGGGGTTCGAGCCCCCTATTCTCCATACTGAAAAACTCTTGTGCATCAAGGGTTTTTCAACAAAATAAACGCCTGGATATTCAAAATATCCAAGCGTTTATTTTATTTTCTTCCGATTTACCCTCTTAACTGGCCCCACTGAAGGCTGTTCATTAGGCTCGAAAAATTAGCCGATCCTAATCAACTCCGTTGGAAAGGTTGTTAATACTTTTGCATTTCCATCTTCCTCGATATATACATTTTCTTCTATACGGACGCCTCCGAATCCAGGAATATAAATACCTGGTTCAATTGTAAACAAAAATCCTGGTTCTAACATCATTTCATTTTTTTCGTGGATTGAAGGTTCTTCATGCACTTCCATACCTAGGCCATGACCAACACGGTTATTAAAGTACTGACCATAACCGTTAGCTTTGATCACATTACGGGCTGCAGTATCCACACTCCCGGCTAATACCCCGGCTTTCGCTGCAAGAACGCCTTCTTTTGTTGCTTTCAGGACAACGTCATAAATCCTCCTCTGTTCTGCGGTTTCTTCGCCTATTATGAAAGTGCGTGTTATATCGGAACAGTAGCCATCTACGATCACGCCCATATCAATTAATAAGAAGTCACCGTTATTCATTTTCTTTCCGTCAGGGCTTCCGTGTGGTAACGAAGATTTTTCACCAGATAAAACCGTTGTTGAAAAAGAGGGCCCTTCCGCACCAAACTTTCTCATTAAAAATTCAAATTCAGCCGTTAATTCTAGTTCAGTCATACCCGCTTTAACGCTTTTGATTCCTTCACTTAATACTTTTTCAATCACATGTACTGCATATTGGACTTTATTGCACTCTTCAGGAGTCTTCCTTATACGCTGGCCAGAAATAAATTCCCCTATATTTTGATAGCTGAAACTAGAAAAGTAGTGATTAAGCTGCTCTTGTTGATATATACTTACATTTTTTGTTTCTAAACCAATCGACTTAACGTCTTTACCGATCGTGTCTTTTAATATTTTATAAGGATTTAATTCATCAGAGATTGGAACAATGCTTTTTACATTGGAGCTTTTCTCTGCATCCTCTTGATCTAGTGCAGGCACAAATAAATAATTGGTTCCCTTGCGAACATCAATGACTAAAGCCATAAACCGCTCAAATGGTTCTGAGTTAAATCCAGTATAGTAAAAAACATTTTTAGGTGAATTGACAATCGCCATGTCTACTTGCTGTTCTTCTAAATTTTGAATTAAAGTATTTAATCTTGTTTGAAACTGATCACTCATAAGAAACACTCCTTTATCGACGCAATCGTAGCAACTTACAAGCGAATCCAAGTCCCTATTCCATTTTGGATCGCTTTTTCGTAAACATATTTTGCTGTTACAATATCAACAACAGCTAATCCGACTGACTTAAATACGGTTATTTCTTTGTCATTTTCTCTTCCCCATAGTTCTCCACTGACGATTTGCCCCAGCTCTGCATATATTTCACCTTCCGTAAAAACTCCCTCTTTAATTGGGATTTGCAAGTCACCAGTCTCCTCTAATGCTGCTTCTTTTGACTCAACGACTACTTTATCTGCTAAAGAAATGGAATGAGACGGGAGTTCTTGCATCATTGGTTTGAATGAACCGATAGCATTCACAT
The DNA window shown above is from Neobacillus sp. WH10 and carries:
- a CDS encoding Xaa-Pro peptidase family protein; protein product: MSDQFQTRLNTLIQNLEEQQVDMAIVNSPKNVFYYTGFNSEPFERFMALVIDVRKGTNYLFVPALDQEDAEKSSNVKSIVPISDELNPYKILKDTIGKDVKSIGLETKNVSIYQQEQLNHYFSSFSYQNIGEFISGQRIRKTPEECNKVQYAVHVIEKVLSEGIKSVKAGMTELELTAEFEFLMRKFGAEGPSFSTTVLSGEKSSLPHGSPDGKKMNNGDFLLIDMGVIVDGYCSDITRTFIIGEETAEQRRIYDVVLKATKEGVLAAKAGVLAGSVDTAARNVIKANGYGQYFNNRVGHGLGMEVHEEPSIHEKNEMMLEPGFLFTIEPGIYIPGFGGVRIEENVYIEEDGNAKVLTTFPTELIRIG